A window of the Microbulbifer aggregans genome harbors these coding sequences:
- the ispF gene encoding 2-C-methyl-D-erythritol 2,4-cyclodiphosphate synthase, whose protein sequence is MRIGQGFDVHAFCEGDHVILGGVKIPHGQGLKAHSDGDVLLHALADALLGALALGDIGHHFPDNDPVYSGADSRQLLRHVLGLIRARGYRLVNADCTLIAQAPKMAPHIQDMRANIAADCDLDIDAVSVKATTTERLGFTGRGEGIAAQATVLLAVHRGNSDS, encoded by the coding sequence ATGCGAATCGGGCAGGGCTTTGATGTCCATGCATTTTGTGAGGGTGACCATGTCATCCTGGGCGGGGTCAAAATTCCGCATGGCCAGGGGCTGAAAGCCCACTCGGATGGCGATGTTCTGCTGCACGCCCTTGCCGACGCCTTATTGGGGGCGCTGGCCCTCGGCGATATTGGCCACCATTTCCCTGACAATGACCCGGTTTATTCGGGTGCAGACAGTCGACAACTGCTGCGCCATGTCTTGGGGCTCATCCGTGCGCGGGGCTATCGTCTGGTCAATGCGGATTGCACACTGATTGCCCAGGCGCCGAAGATGGCGCCCCATATCCAGGACATGCGCGCCAATATTGCGGCAGACTGCGATCTTGATATCGATGCGGTGAGCGTCAAGGCCACGACCACTGAGCGGCTCGGATTCACCGGCCGAGGCGAGGGAATTGCCGCTCAGGCAACTGTGCTACTGGCGGTCCACCGTGGGAACTCGGATTCGTGA
- a CDS encoding sugar porter family MFS transporter: MEATHDRLISEADHPRLFIVLICTIATIGGFLFGFDSGVINGTVEGLQQAFNSNSAGTGFNVASMLLGCAAGAFFAGRIADFWGRKPVLLLTAAFFLVSAWGSGIATSSLEFVGYRILGGLAVGAASVLSPAYISEVAPAAWRGRLATIQQIAIISGLFAAFVSNYLLAHTAGSATSEWWLGLTAWRWMFWVEMIPAALFLLTLLWIPESPRYLAISGQLEKSREVLTRLLRDQQEVASKLAELESTTVRDQRPHLRDLLDGVGKVRRIVWVGLGLAVLQQLVGINVVFYYGAVLWQSVGFSESDALMINIISGGISIAACLITIGLIDRIGRRPLLLAGSVGMSVSLALVCLSFSTAEIDTSGRLLLSDAMGLIALVSANVYVFFFNASWGPVMWVMLGEMFPNRMRGSGLAVAGLAQWGANFIITMSFPLMLHAIGLAAAYGIYMLFACLSVIFVIRMVHETNGRELEHMHG; encoded by the coding sequence ATGGAAGCGACCCATGACCGCCTGATAAGTGAAGCGGACCACCCCCGACTTTTTATCGTACTGATCTGTACCATTGCCACCATTGGCGGCTTTCTGTTCGGTTTCGACAGTGGTGTGATCAACGGTACTGTCGAAGGCCTGCAACAGGCCTTCAACTCGAACAGTGCCGGCACTGGATTCAACGTAGCTTCCATGCTGCTCGGCTGTGCGGCCGGTGCCTTCTTCGCCGGGCGCATCGCCGACTTCTGGGGGCGCAAGCCCGTCCTGCTGCTCACCGCGGCTTTCTTCCTGGTCAGCGCCTGGGGCTCCGGAATTGCCACATCCTCACTGGAGTTCGTCGGCTACCGGATTCTGGGTGGCCTCGCGGTCGGTGCCGCCAGCGTGCTGTCTCCGGCGTACATCAGTGAAGTGGCACCGGCGGCCTGGCGGGGGCGGCTGGCAACAATCCAGCAGATTGCCATCATCTCCGGCCTCTTTGCGGCTTTCGTGAGCAACTACCTGCTCGCACACACCGCCGGCTCGGCGACCAGTGAATGGTGGCTGGGGCTGACTGCCTGGCGCTGGATGTTCTGGGTGGAAATGATCCCCGCGGCCTTGTTTCTCCTGACCCTGCTATGGATCCCCGAGAGCCCCCGCTACCTGGCAATCTCTGGTCAGCTGGAAAAATCGCGGGAGGTACTGACGCGCCTGCTCCGGGACCAGCAGGAGGTTGCCAGCAAGCTGGCTGAACTGGAGTCCACCACTGTCCGGGATCAACGCCCCCACCTGCGGGATTTGCTCGATGGTGTGGGTAAGGTCCGCCGCATCGTCTGGGTCGGCCTCGGGCTGGCAGTCCTGCAGCAACTGGTGGGGATCAATGTGGTCTTCTACTATGGAGCCGTACTCTGGCAGTCAGTAGGTTTTTCCGAGTCGGACGCGCTGATGATCAACATCATCTCCGGTGGTATCAGCATCGCAGCCTGCCTGATCACCATTGGCCTGATCGACAGGATCGGTCGCAGGCCGTTGTTGCTGGCGGGCTCTGTCGGCATGTCGGTGTCCCTGGCCCTGGTCTGCCTGTCCTTCAGCACGGCCGAGATCGACACCAGCGGACGCCTGCTGCTCTCCGACGCCATGGGCCTCATCGCCCTGGTTTCCGCCAACGTTTACGTTTTCTTCTTTAACGCCTCATGGGGCCCGGTCATGTGGGTCATGCTCGGGGAGATGTTCCCCAATCGCATGCGTGGCTCAGGCCTGGCAGTCGCAGGCCTCGCCCAATGGGGAGCCAACTTCATCATTACCATGAGCTTCCCCCTGATGCTGCACGCCATCGGCCTCGCTGCGGCCTACGGCATCTATATGTTGTTTGCCTGCCTGTCGGTGATCTTTGTGATCCGGATGGTACATGAGACCAATGGCCGCGAACTGGAACATATGCACGGCTGA
- a CDS encoding septum formation initiator family protein, giving the protein MKWLLAILTILLVTFQYRLWVGEGSLAEVSRLKRELAEQREKNTVLTRANRQLLREVRSLKEGTDGVEAKARYDLGLIREGETLFIFMQPEEEKAE; this is encoded by the coding sequence ATGAAATGGCTGCTGGCAATACTGACCATCCTGCTCGTGACATTCCAGTACCGCCTGTGGGTGGGGGAAGGCAGTCTTGCGGAGGTCTCCCGGCTCAAGCGTGAGCTGGCGGAGCAGCGCGAAAAGAATACGGTACTGACCCGGGCCAACCGACAGCTGTTGCGGGAAGTGCGCAGTCTCAAGGAAGGTACTGACGGTGTCGAGGCCAAAGCGCGCTACGACCTCGGACTGATCCGGGAAGGCGAGACCCTGTTTATCTTTATGCAACCGGAAGAGGAAAAAGCCGAGTGA
- the tilS gene encoding tRNA lysidine(34) synthetase TilS, producing MATLGDSSFTLQDSLRVFLARFPCRGRRWVALSGGLDSTVLLHLLSVEGEPVSAVHVHHGLSPNADDWSEHCAELADSLGIPLYTKQVEVDTRAGVEAGARDARYQVFQQLLEPGDQLLLAHHGDDQVETFFLRVLRGAGPQGLSGMRNCRPLGAGLLLRPLLNVSRSELEAYAREHEITWIEDESNSDPRFDRNYLRSRVLPLLSDRWPLRQRVQRAAQNLQESALLLQELADLDLGACRRRAERLGESIALDPFLALSPERRRNLLRCWAEASGGTWPSAQQLAELEQQLASAEADRLPAVPLGRLIARRFRDRLFLTPTLPEVPEGFAASWSGRHSLQLPGEGCMGPLPDWPTAEYTVSFRRGGERARPLERQHSQTLKKLLQEYGLEPWLRDRVPLIFEGERLLAVGDLFLCDGWIGTTPETLPDWRPLAFFD from the coding sequence ATGGCAACTTTGGGCGACAGCAGTTTCACTCTTCAGGATTCTCTGCGGGTATTTCTCGCGCGCTTCCCTTGTCGTGGGCGCCGCTGGGTGGCCCTGAGTGGCGGCCTTGACTCCACGGTGCTGCTTCATCTGCTGTCTGTGGAGGGGGAACCGGTGTCGGCGGTGCATGTGCACCACGGGCTCTCGCCCAATGCGGATGACTGGTCGGAGCACTGTGCCGAGCTGGCGGATTCCCTCGGTATCCCCCTTTATACAAAGCAGGTAGAGGTCGATACCAGAGCTGGGGTCGAGGCGGGGGCCCGCGATGCCCGCTACCAGGTGTTTCAGCAGTTACTGGAGCCCGGCGACCAGCTGTTGCTGGCTCACCATGGGGATGACCAGGTTGAGACGTTCTTTTTGCGTGTGTTACGGGGCGCCGGCCCTCAGGGGCTCAGCGGAATGCGCAATTGCCGGCCACTGGGGGCGGGGCTGCTGTTGAGGCCGCTGTTAAATGTTTCCCGCAGCGAGCTCGAAGCCTATGCCCGGGAGCATGAGATCACCTGGATCGAGGATGAGAGCAACAGCGACCCGCGCTTTGACCGCAATTATCTGCGGTCGCGGGTGCTGCCCCTGCTCAGTGATCGCTGGCCTCTCCGTCAGCGGGTCCAGCGAGCGGCGCAGAACCTCCAGGAGAGCGCACTTCTGTTGCAAGAGCTGGCCGATCTGGATCTTGGGGCTTGCCGTCGTCGCGCGGAGCGACTTGGCGAGTCTATCGCGCTCGATCCGTTCCTTGCCCTCAGCCCGGAACGGCGACGTAACCTGCTGCGCTGCTGGGCAGAGGCCAGCGGTGGCACCTGGCCGAGCGCTCAGCAGTTGGCGGAGCTCGAGCAGCAGCTGGCCAGTGCCGAGGCGGATCGATTGCCGGCCGTGCCGCTGGGGCGGCTGATCGCCCGGCGGTTTCGCGACCGGCTCTTTCTGACGCCGACATTACCGGAGGTACCAGAGGGCTTTGCCGCATCCTGGAGCGGCCGGCATTCGCTGCAGTTGCCCGGGGAAGGATGCATGGGCCCGCTACCAGACTGGCCCACTGCGGAATACACGGTCAGTTTTCGCCGCGGTGGGGAGCGGGCGCGTCCCCTGGAGCGCCAGCATTCGCAAACCCTCAAGAAGCTTCTACAGGAGTACGGCCTGGAACCGTGGCTCCGCGACCGCGTTCCGCTAATCTTTGAGGGGGAACGGTTGCTCGCGGTGGGTGACCTGTTCCTCTGTGATGGGTGGATTGGCACGACCCCGGAGACTCTCCCGGATTGGCGCCCGCTGGCGTTTTTCGATTGA
- the kdsA gene encoding 3-deoxy-8-phosphooctulonate synthase has product MKTIEVGKIQVANDKPFVLFGGMNVLESRDIAMQVAEHYVKVTEKLGIPYVFKASFDKANRSSIHSYRGPGMEEGLKIFEEVKKTFGVPLITDVHEVDQAAPVAEVVDVIQLPAFLARQTDLVKAMAATNAVINVKKPQFMSPPQVKNVVEKFAEGGNEKIILCERGSCFGYDNLVVDMLGFRTMIDASGGAPVIFDVTHSLQMRDPSGAASGGRRGQVTELGRAGLAIGLAGLFLEAHPNPDKALCDGPSALPLEKLEPFLAQMKAVDDLIKGFEPLDTK; this is encoded by the coding sequence ATGAAAACCATTGAAGTCGGAAAAATCCAGGTTGCCAACGACAAGCCGTTCGTGCTGTTCGGTGGCATGAATGTGCTGGAATCACGCGATATTGCCATGCAGGTGGCCGAGCACTACGTCAAGGTGACGGAAAAGCTCGGTATTCCCTATGTGTTCAAGGCCTCCTTTGACAAGGCCAACCGCTCCTCTATTCATTCATATCGTGGACCCGGCATGGAAGAGGGGCTGAAGATTTTTGAAGAGGTCAAAAAGACCTTTGGCGTGCCCCTGATTACCGATGTGCATGAAGTCGACCAGGCCGCTCCGGTTGCCGAAGTGGTGGACGTGATTCAGCTGCCGGCTTTCCTTGCCCGCCAGACCGACCTGGTCAAGGCCATGGCGGCCACCAATGCGGTGATCAATGTCAAGAAACCCCAGTTCATGAGCCCACCACAGGTAAAAAACGTGGTGGAAAAGTTCGCTGAGGGTGGTAACGAAAAGATCATTCTGTGTGAGCGTGGCAGCTGCTTTGGCTACGACAACCTGGTGGTCGACATGCTGGGCTTTCGCACCATGATCGATGCTTCCGGTGGTGCACCGGTCATTTTTGACGTAACCCATTCACTGCAGATGCGCGACCCGTCCGGCGCAGCCTCCGGCGGTCGCCGCGGCCAGGTCACCGAACTCGGTCGTGCGGGCCTCGCGATTGGCCTCGCCGGACTGTTCCTCGAGGCGCACCCGAACCCCGACAAGGCACTCTGCGACGGCCCCAGCGCGCTGCCGCTGGAAAAGCTGGAGCCTTTCCTGGCGCAGATGAAAGCTGTCGATGACCTGATCAAGGGTTTCGAGCCGCTGGATACCAAATAA
- a CDS encoding DegV family protein has product MVQLVVDSGCDLPDEFLRKFSIPVLPHTVSVGKDTFGDQRNPAQMAHFYTLSLVDRSHQILTGPAPTGEIESIIKELVRKGRKDIIVQTINGTNSPTFANAEVAVKNLTATSANDEVNVHAVDSHTLFSGQGLLALYTLSLIQRGLEAGEIKKRAEEFRRNIHGYAAIKDVYYVRERARSKNENSISWFKAMAARMLKLHPILSIHHSGSTVTDTIRGFENCTQSLFQLAIDKIRAGELLMPSIVVSIAGKLQDLDKVPGFAALEQVAREHKVKVYKTVMSLSGGINLGPETVALALASDKA; this is encoded by the coding sequence ATGGTCCAGCTCGTTGTAGATTCCGGTTGCGATCTGCCGGATGAATTTCTGCGCAAATTCTCCATCCCCGTGTTGCCCCACACCGTCAGTGTTGGCAAGGACACCTTTGGTGATCAGCGCAACCCCGCCCAGATGGCCCACTTTTATACCCTTTCCCTGGTAGACCGCTCCCATCAGATCCTCACCGGTCCGGCCCCCACCGGCGAGATCGAGAGCATCATCAAGGAGCTGGTCAGGAAAGGGCGCAAGGACATCATCGTCCAGACCATCAACGGCACCAACAGTCCGACCTTCGCCAATGCCGAGGTTGCGGTAAAGAATCTCACCGCAACCAGCGCCAACGACGAGGTGAATGTCCACGCCGTGGACTCTCACACCCTGTTCAGCGGCCAGGGACTGCTGGCTCTGTATACCCTGTCACTGATCCAGCGTGGCCTTGAGGCTGGCGAGATCAAAAAGCGGGCTGAGGAATTTCGTCGCAACATCCATGGCTATGCGGCGATCAAGGACGTCTATTACGTGCGCGAGCGGGCGCGGAGCAAGAATGAGAACAGCATCAGCTGGTTCAAGGCCATGGCGGCCCGTATGCTGAAGCTGCACCCGATCCTATCCATTCATCATTCCGGCTCGACCGTGACAGACACCATTCGCGGATTTGAGAACTGCACCCAGTCGCTGTTTCAACTGGCGATCGACAAGATCCGCGCAGGCGAGCTGCTGATGCCATCCATTGTGGTTAGCATCGCCGGCAAGCTGCAGGACCTGGACAAAGTACCGGGCTTTGCCGCACTGGAACAGGTCGCCCGGGAGCACAAAGTGAAAGTGTACAAAACCGTGATGAGCCTGTCCGGTGGTATCAACCTGGGCCCGGAGACGGTCGCACTGGCCCTGGCCTCGGACAAAGCCTGA
- a CDS encoding type 1 glutamine amidotransferase domain-containing protein produces the protein MKKLFSAVAMLVSLLVALPSLAQEGESRVLMVLTSHDAMGGSGEATGFWMAELTHPYFALREAGIAVDIVSIRGGKAPVDPRSLEEDDDDNRRFLEHAQTRKLIENTRPLSAVDPARYAAVIFVGGHGTMWDFPDQADVNRVAAAIYQEEGIVAAVCHGPAALVGVTLDDGSRLVAGRKVTGFTNSEERAVGLDDVVPFMLEDALGEAGASFQGAADWQSNVVVDGRLITGQNPASARALGEQVAQAVQGD, from the coding sequence ATGAAAAAGCTTTTCAGCGCGGTAGCGATGCTCGTTTCGCTACTGGTGGCATTGCCCTCCCTGGCTCAGGAAGGCGAGTCACGCGTACTGATGGTGTTGACAAGCCACGATGCCATGGGCGGTTCGGGAGAGGCGACCGGTTTCTGGATGGCGGAGTTGACCCATCCCTACTTTGCCCTCAGGGAGGCGGGTATTGCGGTGGATATCGTCAGTATCAGAGGTGGTAAGGCCCCGGTCGACCCTCGAAGCCTGGAGGAAGATGACGATGACAACCGGCGCTTCCTGGAGCACGCGCAGACCCGTAAGCTGATCGAGAATACGCGCCCGCTAAGTGCCGTTGACCCGGCCCGATACGCGGCGGTGATCTTCGTCGGCGGTCACGGGACAATGTGGGATTTTCCCGATCAGGCTGATGTGAATCGGGTGGCTGCAGCCATCTATCAGGAGGAGGGGATAGTGGCCGCTGTCTGCCACGGACCGGCGGCGCTGGTCGGGGTGACCCTCGATGACGGCAGCAGGCTGGTCGCCGGGCGCAAGGTGACGGGATTCACCAATAGCGAGGAGCGAGCGGTGGGTCTCGACGATGTGGTGCCGTTTATGCTCGAGGATGCCCTCGGGGAGGCCGGTGCCAGCTTTCAGGGTGCGGCCGACTGGCAGAGCAATGTGGTCGTGGATGGCCGACTGATTACTGGCCAGAATCCGGCATCGGCCAGGGCTCTGGGTGAGCAGGTCGCCCAGGCAGTGCAGGGAGACTGA
- the ispD gene encoding 2-C-methyl-D-erythritol 4-phosphate cytidylyltransferase, protein MISGYWVIVPAAGAGRRMGADRPKQYLPLLGRPILSLTLRNILTWPGVAGVVVAISPTDSDFEHLPESRDSRVQQVHGGAERADSVLAALNFLASKVAPDTQVLVHDAARPCVAVEDIEALLAAEASSALLAKPASDTVKLARVGNEDVTSVKKTLDRSRIWLAQTPQRAPLGELHRALREALERGDPVTDEASALEFAGKSPQLVKGRSDNFKVTHPEDIPLAEAVLRLRFAAVEGNR, encoded by the coding sequence GTGATTTCCGGCTATTGGGTGATCGTGCCCGCCGCCGGGGCCGGTCGCCGCATGGGCGCGGACCGCCCCAAACAGTATCTGCCGCTTCTCGGCCGTCCGATACTTTCCCTGACTTTACGCAACATTCTTACCTGGCCCGGAGTTGCTGGAGTTGTCGTGGCGATCTCTCCGACCGATAGCGATTTTGAGCATCTCCCCGAGTCGCGGGACAGCCGTGTACAGCAGGTGCATGGCGGAGCTGAGCGGGCCGATTCCGTGCTGGCAGCACTGAATTTTCTCGCATCGAAAGTAGCTCCTGACACCCAGGTTCTGGTGCACGATGCAGCGCGACCCTGTGTTGCAGTGGAGGATATCGAGGCGCTGCTGGCTGCGGAGGCATCTTCTGCGCTGCTGGCAAAACCGGCAAGCGACACCGTCAAGCTGGCGCGCGTGGGTAACGAGGATGTTACCTCGGTCAAGAAGACTCTGGACCGATCCCGAATCTGGCTTGCGCAAACCCCTCAGCGGGCGCCCCTGGGTGAATTGCATCGGGCGCTGCGAGAAGCGCTGGAGCGCGGTGATCCGGTCACGGATGAGGCCAGCGCGCTGGAATTTGCCGGGAAATCGCCTCAACTGGTCAAAGGCCGCAGCGACAATTTCAAAGTGACACACCCGGAAGACATCCCGTTGGCGGAGGCGGTTCTGCGCCTGAGGTTTGCGGCGGTAGAGGGCAATCGTTGA
- a CDS encoding CTP synthase, which translates to MTRYIFVTGGVVSSLGKGIASASLAAILEARGLKVTILKLDPYINVDPGTMSPFQHGEVYVTEDGAETDLDLGHYERFIRTRMSKRNNFTTGRVYETVLRKERRGDYLGGTVQVIPHITDEIKRRVIEGGRDMDVAIVEIGGTVGDIESQPFLESVRQLRVELGLNRALLIHLSYVPYLATAGETKTKPTQHSVKELRSIGLQPDILLCRSEREIDEDSRRKIALFTNVEERAVVPLPDAKTIYGVPRLLHTYGLDDIVVDKLQLECAAPDLSEWDAVVDGKLNPEHEVKIAMVGKYMELLDAYKSLIESLTHAGIKHRCKVDINFINAEDVESEGGLELIKDADAILVPGGFGERGLEGKLESVRYARENNIPFLGICLGLQSVVIEYARNVLGLKDANSTEFDINTSNPVIGLITEWIDSEGKVEKRDEHSDLGGTMRLGGQECRLAKDSKARDIYGADVIVERHRHRYEVNNNYVDRLQKAGLKIGGWSADDTLVEMVELPEHPWFVACQFHPEFTSTPRDGHPLFESFVAAAMKQHEKNEK; encoded by the coding sequence ATGACGCGCTATATATTTGTCACTGGTGGCGTGGTTTCCTCGTTGGGGAAAGGAATCGCCTCCGCTTCCCTGGCCGCCATTCTCGAGGCCCGTGGCCTCAAGGTCACCATCCTGAAACTGGATCCCTATATCAACGTGGATCCGGGCACCATGAGTCCCTTCCAGCACGGCGAGGTCTACGTGACCGAAGATGGCGCCGAGACGGATCTGGACCTGGGCCACTACGAGCGCTTCATCCGCACACGCATGTCCAAGCGCAACAACTTCACCACCGGCCGGGTGTACGAGACCGTGCTGCGCAAGGAGCGCCGCGGTGACTACCTGGGTGGTACGGTGCAGGTCATTCCGCATATCACTGACGAGATCAAGCGTCGCGTGATCGAGGGTGGTCGCGATATGGATGTTGCCATCGTCGAAATCGGTGGCACCGTGGGTGATATCGAGTCCCAGCCGTTCCTGGAATCCGTGCGCCAGCTGCGCGTGGAACTGGGCCTGAACCGTGCCCTGCTGATTCACCTCAGCTATGTGCCGTACCTGGCCACTGCCGGTGAAACCAAGACCAAGCCGACCCAGCACTCCGTGAAAGAGCTGCGCTCCATCGGCCTGCAGCCGGATATTCTTCTGTGCCGCTCCGAGCGCGAGATCGATGAGGACTCCCGGCGCAAAATCGCCCTGTTCACCAACGTGGAAGAGCGTGCAGTGGTACCGCTGCCCGACGCGAAAACGATCTACGGTGTTCCCCGCCTGCTGCACACCTATGGTCTCGACGATATCGTCGTGGACAAGCTCCAGCTGGAATGCGCGGCCCCGGACCTGTCCGAGTGGGACGCCGTGGTGGACGGCAAGTTGAACCCCGAGCACGAAGTGAAAATTGCCATGGTTGGCAAATACATGGAGCTGCTCGATGCCTACAAATCCCTGATTGAATCCCTGACCCACGCGGGCATCAAGCACCGCTGCAAGGTGGATATCAACTTCATCAATGCCGAAGACGTCGAATCCGAGGGTGGACTGGAGCTGATCAAGGATGCCGACGCAATCCTGGTACCCGGTGGGTTTGGTGAGCGAGGACTCGAAGGTAAGCTGGAATCTGTCCGCTATGCCCGTGAGAACAATATTCCGTTCCTGGGTATCTGTCTCGGTCTGCAATCCGTGGTTATCGAGTACGCACGTAACGTACTAGGGCTCAAGGATGCCAACAGCACCGAGTTTGATATCAACACCTCCAATCCAGTGATCGGCCTGATCACCGAGTGGATCGACAGCGAAGGCAAGGTCGAGAAGCGCGATGAGCATTCAGACCTGGGCGGTACCATGCGTCTGGGTGGCCAGGAATGCCGTCTGGCCAAGGACAGCAAGGCTCGTGACATTTACGGCGCTGATGTGATCGTAGAGCGTCACCGTCACCGCTATGAAGTGAACAACAATTACGTTGATCGCCTGCAGAAGGCCGGCCTCAAGATCGGTGGCTGGTCTGCGGACGATACTCTGGTGGAAATGGTGGAGCTGCCCGAGCACCCCTGGTTCGTGGCGTGCCAGTTCCATCCGGAGTTCACGTCCACTCCACGCGATGGTCACCCGCTGTTCGAGAGCTTTGTGGCTGCCGCCATGAAGCAGCACGAAAAGAACGAAAAGTAA
- the eno gene encoding phosphopyruvate hydratase — protein MSKIVAVKAYEVMDSRGNPTVEADVILECGAVGSACAPSGASTGSREALELRDGDKSRYLGKGVLKAVENINTTIADLLKGMDAADQRALDKAMIDADGTENKSKLGANAILAVSLAAAKAAAVSKNIPLYQHIAEVNGTAGEYTMPVPMMNILNGGEHADNNVDIQEFMIQPVKAPTFAEALRQGAEIFHSLKKVLSSQGLNTAVGDEGGFAPNLPSNEAALQVIAEAVEKAGYKLGEDITLALDCASSEFYKNGKYDLSGEGKQFDSEGFADYLAKLSANYPILSIEDGMDESDWDGWKILTDKIGDKVQLVGDDLFVTNTKILKEGIEKGVGNSILIKFNQIGSLTETLEAIKMAKDAGYTAVISHRSGETEDTTIADLAVATAAGQIKTGSLCRSDRVAKYNRLLRIEAELDGAAPYRGRAEFK, from the coding sequence ATGAGCAAGATTGTTGCCGTAAAAGCCTATGAAGTGATGGATTCCCGCGGAAACCCCACTGTAGAAGCCGATGTCATTCTGGAGTGCGGCGCGGTTGGTTCCGCCTGTGCACCATCTGGCGCTTCCACCGGCTCCCGTGAGGCGCTGGAACTTCGCGATGGCGACAAGAGCCGTTACCTGGGCAAGGGTGTGCTGAAGGCCGTTGAAAACATCAACACCACCATTGCCGATCTTCTCAAAGGTATGGACGCTGCTGACCAGCGTGCGCTCGACAAGGCGATGATCGATGCCGACGGCACCGAGAACAAATCCAAGCTGGGCGCGAATGCGATTCTGGCTGTTTCTCTGGCTGCTGCAAAAGCAGCTGCCGTTTCCAAAAACATCCCGCTGTATCAGCATATCGCCGAGGTAAACGGCACCGCTGGTGAATACACCATGCCGGTACCGATGATGAATATCCTCAATGGCGGTGAACACGCCGACAACAATGTGGATATCCAGGAGTTTATGATCCAGCCGGTCAAGGCCCCGACCTTTGCCGAGGCGCTGCGTCAGGGCGCTGAGATCTTTCACTCCCTGAAAAAAGTGCTTTCCTCCCAGGGCTTGAATACTGCCGTTGGTGACGAAGGTGGTTTTGCTCCGAACCTGCCTTCCAATGAAGCTGCCCTGCAGGTGATTGCGGAAGCCGTAGAAAAAGCTGGTTACAAGCTGGGTGAGGACATCACCCTGGCGCTGGACTGTGCCTCCTCCGAGTTCTACAAGAATGGCAAGTACGACCTTTCCGGTGAAGGCAAGCAGTTCGATAGTGAAGGCTTCGCTGATTACCTGGCCAAGCTGTCGGCAAACTACCCGATCCTGTCCATCGAAGATGGCATGGACGAGAGCGACTGGGACGGCTGGAAGATCCTCACCGACAAGATTGGTGACAAAGTGCAGCTGGTTGGTGATGACCTGTTCGTGACCAACACCAAGATCCTGAAAGAGGGGATCGAGAAAGGGGTAGGTAATTCCATCCTGATCAAATTCAACCAGATCGGTTCCCTGACCGAGACCCTGGAAGCGATCAAGATGGCCAAGGATGCCGGTTACACCGCGGTGATTTCCCATCGTTCCGGTGAAACCGAAGATACCACCATCGCCGATCTCGCCGTGGCGACTGCCGCTGGCCAGATCAAGACCGGCTCTCTGTGCCGCTCCGACCGTGTGGCGAAGTACAACCGCCTGCTGCGCATTGAGGCGGAGTTGGACGGCGCTGCCCCGTATCGCGGCCGCGCTGAATTCAAGTAA